In Nocardioides cavernae, a single genomic region encodes these proteins:
- the fgd gene encoding glucose-6-phosphate dehydrogenase (coenzyme-F420) — translation MTPSLAVGYKASAEQFGPRELVELGVRAEEAGLDSVWVSDHLQPWRHEGGHAPSALAALAALGERTQRVVLGTSVLTPTFRYNPAVLAQQLATIALLNPGRVVLGVGTGEALNEISVGLPEWPDFKERWARLREAVRLMRELWAGERVTFDGDYYRTVDATIYDRPDGGVPIWVAAGGPQMAKYAGRVGDGFICTSGKGMDLYADKLLPAVDEGLAASGRSARDFARMIEIKLSYAATREEALENTRFWAPLSLSAEDKHRLHDPVEMAAAADRLPIEQVASRWIIATTPSEVVEAVRPYVDAGFDHLVLHGPGHDQGQFLADLGEHLVPAIRALRG, via the coding sequence GTGACCCCCTCCCTCGCTGTCGGTTACAAGGCCTCGGCCGAGCAGTTCGGCCCGCGCGAGCTCGTCGAGCTCGGGGTGCGCGCCGAGGAGGCAGGCCTGGACAGCGTCTGGGTCAGCGACCACCTCCAGCCGTGGCGCCACGAGGGCGGCCACGCCCCCAGCGCCCTCGCCGCGCTGGCGGCCCTCGGCGAGCGCACCCAGCGCGTCGTGCTCGGGACGAGCGTGCTGACGCCGACGTTCCGCTACAACCCGGCCGTGCTCGCCCAGCAGCTCGCCACGATCGCCCTGCTCAACCCGGGCCGCGTGGTGCTCGGCGTCGGCACGGGCGAGGCGCTCAACGAGATCTCCGTCGGGCTCCCGGAGTGGCCCGACTTCAAGGAGCGCTGGGCCCGCCTGCGCGAGGCCGTACGCCTCATGCGCGAGCTGTGGGCCGGCGAGCGGGTCACCTTCGACGGCGACTACTACCGCACCGTCGACGCCACCATCTACGACCGGCCCGACGGCGGCGTCCCGATCTGGGTGGCGGCTGGCGGGCCGCAGATGGCGAAGTACGCCGGGCGCGTGGGCGACGGCTTCATCTGCACCAGCGGCAAGGGCATGGACCTCTACGCCGACAAGCTGCTGCCCGCCGTGGACGAGGGGCTCGCCGCGTCGGGCCGGTCCGCGCGTGACTTCGCCAGGATGATCGAGATCAAGCTGTCGTACGCCGCGACCCGCGAGGAGGCACTCGAGAACACCCGCTTCTGGGCGCCGCTGTCACTCAGTGCTGAGGACAAGCACCGGCTCCACGACCCGGTCGAGATGGCCGCGGCCGCCGACCGCCTGCCGATCGAGCAGGTCGCCTCCCGCTGGATCATCGCCACGACGCCGTCCGAGGTGGTCGAGGCGGTTCGGCCCTACGTCGACGCGGGCTTCGACCACCTCGTCCTCCACGGCCCCGGACACGACCAGGGGCAGTTCCTCGCGGACCTCGGCGAGCACCTGGTGCCCGCGATCCGCGCGCTCCGCGGCTGA
- a CDS encoding sigma-70 family RNA polymerase sigma factor: MTIAPVRPSGPTPVQSRPIQSRPVQPLEGKARARRTDAIVSDLRDVSHQADTDELTRQLIETNAAVARSMASRYRNRGIDLDDLEQVALLGLTKAAQRFDPNAGHDFLSFAVPTVRGELRRHFRDSGWMVRPPRRVQDLQTRIASAQEELESRLGRSPRPSEVAAHLDESTSDIVEALAADGCFTPTSLDARVADGSSSLGDLLGEEDRSLAQAEAKVMLDPLMRGLTARDRRIVRLRYYQEQTQQEIATSVGLTQAQVSRVLTRILTDLKAGLVERPPAA; this comes from the coding sequence ATGACTATCGCCCCTGTACGTCCTTCTGGACCCACCCCCGTCCAGTCCCGCCCCATCCAGTCCCGCCCCGTCCAGCCCCTCGAGGGCAAGGCGCGGGCCCGTCGCACCGACGCCATCGTCAGCGACCTTCGTGACGTCAGCCATCAGGCCGACACTGACGAGCTGACCCGTCAGCTCATCGAGACCAACGCGGCAGTGGCCCGCAGCATGGCCTCCCGCTACCGCAACCGGGGCATCGACCTCGACGACCTCGAGCAGGTGGCGCTGCTCGGGCTGACCAAGGCTGCGCAGCGCTTCGATCCCAACGCCGGTCACGACTTCCTGTCGTTCGCCGTGCCCACCGTCCGCGGTGAGCTGCGCCGGCACTTCCGTGACTCCGGCTGGATGGTGCGCCCGCCCCGTCGGGTGCAGGACCTGCAGACCCGCATCGCGTCTGCGCAGGAGGAGCTCGAGTCGCGGCTGGGGCGTTCGCCGCGACCCAGCGAGGTGGCCGCCCACCTCGACGAGAGCACGTCCGACATCGTCGAAGCGCTCGCCGCGGACGGGTGCTTCACGCCCACCTCGCTGGACGCCCGGGTCGCCGACGGCTCGTCGTCGCTCGGCGACCTGCTGGGCGAGGAGGACCGCTCGCTCGCCCAGGCCGAGGCCAAGGTCATGCTCGACCCCCTCATGCGTGGCCTCACGGCGCGCGACCGGCGCATCGTCCGGCTGCGCTACTACCAGGAGCAGACGCAGCAGGAGATCGCCACCTCCGTGGGCCTGACCCAGGCACAGGTGTCACGGGTCCTCACGCGGATCCTGACCGACCTCAAGGCCGGCCTGGTCGAGCGGCCGCCAGCCGCCTGA
- a CDS encoding AraC family transcriptional regulator: MPHTRSRRGLPEAFEFEGSGDAARDWLEQAFGARLRLAGELGDVRHHRTDHGTVAFDHLSIGGRVTFDADALPTLVVVDVLGGSITYTRDGATDTAHDGETILASGWQMPFTGNGECYDIRLTSITGDLLAAAVAEIDPARSGPDARFRSYVPHSQAAAARWRATVDELAASFPDVSAVLGHADASLLLGHTLLDTFPNDVVDGFTRAGARGELYGDSPSAVRRALNVIEDRADQELTLEQLASTVAVTPRALQYAFRKELGCTPQDYLRRVRLDLARQSLRDGSSDSVGDAAARFGFFNPGRFASDYRQVFDENPGQTMQRNPS, translated from the coding sequence TTGCCGCACACGCGTTCACGGCGTGGCCTGCCCGAAGCCTTCGAGTTCGAGGGGTCCGGCGACGCCGCGCGCGACTGGCTCGAGCAGGCTTTCGGGGCGCGGCTCCGGCTCGCGGGGGAGCTCGGCGACGTACGCCACCACCGCACCGACCACGGGACCGTGGCCTTCGACCATCTCAGCATCGGCGGCCGGGTCACCTTCGACGCCGACGCTCTGCCGACGCTGGTGGTCGTCGACGTCCTGGGCGGGAGCATCACCTACACCCGTGACGGCGCCACCGACACCGCCCACGACGGTGAGACGATCCTGGCGTCGGGGTGGCAGATGCCGTTCACCGGCAACGGCGAGTGCTACGACATCCGACTCACGAGCATCACGGGCGACCTCTTGGCGGCGGCCGTGGCGGAGATCGATCCCGCGCGGTCCGGTCCCGATGCGCGCTTCCGGTCCTACGTCCCCCACTCGCAGGCGGCCGCGGCCCGGTGGCGGGCCACGGTGGACGAGCTGGCCGCCAGCTTTCCCGACGTGTCGGCCGTGCTGGGCCACGCCGACGCGTCGTTGCTGCTCGGCCACACCCTCCTCGACACGTTCCCCAACGACGTCGTGGACGGTTTCACGCGCGCCGGCGCGCGCGGGGAGCTCTACGGGGACAGTCCGTCCGCCGTACGCCGGGCGCTCAACGTCATCGAGGACCGCGCTGACCAGGAGCTCACCCTGGAGCAGCTGGCGAGCACCGTTGCGGTGACGCCTCGCGCGCTGCAGTACGCCTTCCGCAAGGAGCTCGGTTGCACCCCGCAGGACTACCTGCGCCGCGTACGGCTCGACCTCGCCCGCCAGTCCCTGCGGGACGGCTCCTCGGACTCGGTGGGCGACGCTGCCGCCCGGTTCGGCTTCTTCAACCCGGGCAGGTTCGCCTCGGACTACCGCCAGGTCTTCGACGAGAACCCTGGACAGACCATGCAACGCAACCCGTCCTGA
- a CDS encoding ANTAR domain-containing protein has product MSGTPLSPGEPAPHADALRDEVAHLHEAVKSQRDIGMAIGLLSARFGLSTEQAWRTILRVSQDSNTKVRTVARVLVATHDGSAGPEDREILARFVVHLPASGWPAGPASGG; this is encoded by the coding sequence ATGTCTGGGACACCCCTATCTCCGGGCGAGCCAGCCCCCCACGCCGACGCCCTGCGCGACGAGGTCGCGCACCTGCACGAGGCCGTGAAGTCGCAGCGCGACATCGGCATGGCCATCGGGCTGCTGTCGGCCCGGTTCGGCCTCAGCACCGAGCAGGCCTGGCGCACCATCCTGCGCGTCTCGCAGGACAGCAACACCAAGGTCCGCACCGTCGCGCGGGTGCTCGTGGCCACCCACGACGGCAGCGCGGGACCCGAGGATCGCGAGATCCTCGCGAGGTTCGTCGTGCACCTGCCCGCGTCGGGATGGCCGGCAGGCCCTGCGTCCGGTGGATAA
- a CDS encoding GAF and ANTAR domain-containing protein, whose translation MNIDDAALAESLRRLSQPRDDDGSLVSALHVVVTACADLFGVDGAGVLIADEQDLLVYAAASDGPGRLLEQTEAEAGEGPCTEAFVQGRVVTSRDVTAEADRWPTLASAMADQPVRAVLGTPVLLGGVPVGTLDVYKSRAHDWDDSEQAAIGRYAEIISTTLGAALQAHTAGELARQLQYALDYRVVIERAVGYLMAKQSLDAVSAFNALRNAARSRRTKIGVVSEHVLETGSLPA comes from the coding sequence ATGAACATCGACGACGCCGCACTGGCCGAGAGCCTGCGCCGGTTGTCCCAGCCCCGTGACGACGACGGCAGCCTCGTCTCCGCGCTCCACGTCGTGGTCACCGCCTGCGCCGACCTGTTCGGTGTGGACGGCGCGGGCGTGCTCATCGCCGACGAGCAGGACCTCCTCGTCTACGCCGCCGCGAGCGACGGGCCTGGACGGCTGCTCGAGCAGACCGAGGCAGAGGCGGGCGAGGGGCCGTGCACCGAGGCGTTCGTCCAGGGCCGCGTGGTCACCAGCCGCGACGTGACGGCCGAGGCCGATCGCTGGCCCACGCTGGCCAGCGCCATGGCCGATCAGCCGGTGCGGGCCGTGCTCGGCACGCCGGTGCTGCTCGGAGGCGTGCCGGTCGGCACCCTCGACGTCTACAAGAGCCGGGCCCACGACTGGGACGACAGCGAGCAGGCAGCGATCGGGAGGTACGCCGAGATCATCTCGACGACCCTGGGCGCCGCCCTGCAGGCGCACACTGCGGGTGAGCTGGCCCGGCAGCTGCAGTACGCCCTCGACTACCGCGTGGTCATCGAGCGAGCCGTGGGCTACCTCATGGCCAAGCAGTCACTGGACGCCGTCAGTGCGTTCAACGCGCTGCGCAACGCCGCGCGCAGCCGTCGTACCAAGATCGGGGTCGTGTCCGAGCACGTCCTCGAGACCGGGTCGCTACCGGCCTGA
- a CDS encoding glycosyltransferase — MTTSDMTTGARTAPSVSRPRTGRLVIASVPANHAYVRHLAPEDGSGPVRLPDPTPPGAATTQQWWPPVMLDAAWVEDHDFDVFHLHFGFDARSPADLEELVAALRRRGKPLVFTVHDLRNPHHLDREAHDRHLDVLVPAADALITLTKGAAAEIRARWGREAVVVPHPHVVPLDVMRRAAAVRGVLGREPRHRELRIGLHVKSLRAGMHPHPLLPVLVDAVRDLPGAVLQVNGHRDVLLPDGSRYDAELAAALQHHAARGEVDLRIHDFLDDDALWAYLADLDVSVLPYRFGTHSGWLEACRDLGTAVIAPSCGYYADQGPVLTYEHDEDHLDAASLVAAVREVHANHAAVPIDVDARRRQRAQVATAHARVYDSVAGGRR, encoded by the coding sequence GTGACCACCTCCGACATGACCACGGGGGCGCGCACGGCGCCGTCCGTGTCGCGTCCGCGGACCGGGCGCCTCGTCATCGCCTCGGTGCCCGCCAACCACGCGTACGTCCGTCACCTCGCGCCCGAGGACGGCTCGGGTCCGGTGCGCCTGCCCGACCCCACGCCTCCGGGCGCGGCCACCACGCAGCAGTGGTGGCCCCCGGTCATGCTCGACGCCGCCTGGGTCGAGGACCACGACTTCGACGTCTTCCACCTCCACTTCGGCTTCGACGCCCGCAGCCCCGCGGACCTCGAGGAGCTGGTCGCCGCGCTCCGCCGACGCGGCAAGCCGCTGGTCTTCACCGTCCACGACCTGCGCAACCCCCACCACCTCGACCGCGAGGCGCACGACCGCCACCTCGACGTCCTCGTGCCGGCCGCCGACGCGCTGATCACGTTGACGAAGGGCGCCGCCGCCGAGATCCGGGCGCGTTGGGGCCGCGAGGCGGTCGTGGTGCCGCACCCCCACGTCGTACCCCTCGACGTGATGCGCCGCGCCGCCGCCGTGCGCGGGGTGCTGGGACGTGAGCCGCGCCACCGCGAGCTCCGCATTGGCCTGCACGTGAAGAGCCTGCGCGCCGGCATGCACCCCCACCCGCTGCTCCCCGTGCTCGTCGATGCCGTCCGCGACCTGCCGGGCGCGGTGCTGCAGGTCAACGGGCACCGTGACGTGCTCCTCCCCGACGGCTCGAGGTACGACGCCGAGCTCGCTGCTGCACTCCAGCACCACGCGGCCCGCGGTGAGGTCGACCTGCGCATCCACGACTTCCTCGACGACGACGCGCTGTGGGCCTACCTGGCAGACCTCGACGTGTCGGTCCTGCCCTACCGCTTCGGCACCCACAGCGGCTGGCTCGAGGCCTGTCGCGACCTCGGGACCGCCGTCATCGCCCCCTCGTGCGGCTACTACGCCGACCAGGGACCGGTGCTGACCTACGAGCACGACGAGGACCACCTCGACGCGGCCAGCCTGGTGGCAGCCGTGCGCGAGGTCCACGCGAACCACGCAGCCGTCCCGATCGACGTCGACGCGCGACGGCGACAGCGGGCGCAGGTCGCCACCGCCCACGCCCGGGTGTACGACTCCGTGGCGGGTGGTCGACGGTGA
- a CDS encoding glycosyltransferase, whose protein sequence is MRICLIASSRFPIREPFAGGLESMTWTTARGLAERGHDVTLFAGPGSDTSLPVRLLPLSTVQVSTVAMADKFAPGPGWLAEHHAYLALMLSLARTGAEEYDVVHNNSLHHLPIAMAAAVDVPMVTTLHTPPLPMIESALALCPRPPRFVAVSEWTAQSWRHAVDSDVVLNGLDLRDWPAGPGGGPAVWSGRIVPEKAPHLAIEACRIAGVPLVLAGPVQDRAYFDREVAPLLGDDAHYAGHLAQRDLSALLRRASVAVVTPMWDEPYGLVAAEAMASGTPVATFARGGLSQVVSPQGGVLAAPGDAAALAEAVVAAAGLDRDGVRAYAESTCSADAMVESYLDIYAELTRQDDAA, encoded by the coding sequence GTGAGGATCTGCCTCATCGCCTCCAGCCGCTTCCCCATCCGAGAGCCCTTCGCCGGCGGTCTTGAGTCGATGACCTGGACGACCGCGCGCGGCCTGGCCGAGCGGGGGCACGACGTCACGCTCTTCGCCGGACCCGGGTCCGACACGTCGCTGCCGGTGCGCCTCCTGCCGCTGTCGACGGTGCAGGTCAGCACCGTCGCGATGGCCGACAAGTTCGCGCCCGGACCGGGATGGCTCGCCGAGCACCACGCCTACCTCGCCCTGATGCTCTCCCTCGCGCGCACCGGCGCCGAGGAGTACGACGTCGTGCACAACAACAGCCTCCACCACCTGCCGATCGCGATGGCTGCGGCCGTCGACGTCCCGATGGTGACCACCCTCCACACCCCGCCCCTGCCGATGATCGAGTCGGCGCTGGCCCTGTGCCCGCGCCCGCCGCGCTTCGTGGCGGTGAGCGAGTGGACGGCGCAGTCGTGGCGCCACGCGGTCGACAGCGACGTCGTGCTCAACGGGCTCGACCTGCGCGACTGGCCGGCCGGACCCGGCGGCGGCCCGGCGGTGTGGTCGGGGCGGATCGTGCCGGAGAAGGCGCCCCACCTCGCGATCGAGGCCTGCCGGATCGCGGGCGTGCCGCTCGTGCTGGCCGGGCCCGTGCAGGACCGGGCCTACTTCGACCGGGAGGTCGCGCCGCTGCTGGGCGACGACGCCCACTACGCCGGGCACCTCGCGCAGCGCGACCTCTCCGCCCTGCTGCGCCGGGCGTCGGTGGCGGTGGTGACGCCCATGTGGGACGAGCCCTACGGTCTCGTCGCCGCCGAGGCCATGGCCAGCGGCACCCCCGTCGCGACCTTCGCCCGCGGTGGGCTCAGCCAGGTCGTGTCGCCGCAGGGCGGCGTGCTCGCGGCACCCGGAGACGCAGCGGCCCTCGCCGAGGCCGTCGTGGCCGCGGCCGGGCTCGACCGGGACGGCGTGCGCGCCTACGCCGAGTCCACCTGCAGCGCCGACGCGATGGTCGAGAGCTATCTCGACATCTATGCCGAGCTCACCCGCCAGGACGACGCGGCGTGA
- a CDS encoding glycosyltransferase has protein sequence MTRDDATGVVGYYVHHVGSGHRHRAEVLAARLRRDGIGVTGLSSLPRPDGWEGDWVRLPRDDDGDPRDVSAHGHLHWAPVLHDGTRSRAAALSTWLETARPDLLVVDVSVEVLLLARLHGIPAVGVVLPGRRDDRAHLLGFGVAEALVGFWPRAARDMTPGLPDDLRERLVPVGALSRHPVRTEPVHAAAAAGRTVALLLGSGGHDVTADDVRLAQAATPDWRWHVLGADRSTWVADPSAVLAGADVVVTHAGQNALAETAAARRPAVLLPQHRPHDEQQTTGTVLADGWPAVVRPAWPAADEWAGVLDRAADLDPRGWAEWCDGRAADRFADVVLQTRARLVDRTAR, from the coding sequence GTGACCCGCGACGACGCCACGGGGGTCGTCGGCTACTACGTCCACCACGTCGGCAGCGGGCACCGCCACCGTGCCGAGGTGCTCGCCGCCCGGCTGCGGCGCGACGGCATCGGCGTGACCGGACTGTCGTCCCTGCCCCGGCCCGACGGCTGGGAGGGCGACTGGGTGCGGCTGCCCCGCGACGACGACGGCGACCCCCGCGACGTCTCGGCCCACGGTCACCTGCACTGGGCTCCCGTCCTGCACGACGGCACCCGCTCCCGGGCCGCCGCCCTCAGCACGTGGCTGGAGACCGCCCGTCCCGACCTGCTCGTCGTCGACGTGTCCGTCGAGGTGCTGCTCCTCGCCCGCCTCCACGGGATCCCCGCCGTCGGCGTGGTCCTCCCCGGACGCCGCGACGACCGCGCCCACCTGCTGGGGTTCGGCGTCGCCGAAGCGCTGGTCGGGTTCTGGCCGCGCGCGGCGCGCGACATGACGCCCGGACTGCCCGACGACCTGCGCGAGCGGCTGGTGCCGGTGGGGGCGCTGTCGCGCCACCCGGTGCGCACGGAGCCGGTCCACGCGGCCGCGGCAGCCGGTCGTACGGTCGCCCTGCTGCTCGGGTCGGGTGGCCACGACGTCACCGCCGACGACGTACGCCTCGCGCAGGCGGCCACCCCCGACTGGCGCTGGCACGTGCTCGGCGCCGACCGGAGCACCTGGGTCGCCGACCCGTCGGCGGTGCTCGCCGGCGCGGACGTGGTGGTCACCCACGCCGGACAGAACGCGCTCGCCGAGACGGCGGCGGCCCGGCGGCCGGCGGTCCTCCTGCCGCAGCACCGACCCCACGACGAGCAGCAGACCACCGGCACCGTGCTCGCCGACGGCTGGCCGGCCGTCGTCCGACCCGCCTGGCCCGCCGCCGACGAGTGGGCCGGCGTGCTCGACCGGGCAGCCGACCTCGACCCGCGCGGCTGGGCGGAGTGGTGCGACGGCCGGGCCGCCGACCGGTTCGCCGACGTGGTCCTGCAGACCCGCGCGCGCCTCGTAGACAGGACGGCCCGATGA
- a CDS encoding glycosyltransferase family 2 protein, which produces MTRVAVVTIAHGRHEHLAAQHRSLARGTVRPDHYLTVAMDDPAIVEEQVDGLVREVVAVGRGPAGGLPLAAARNLGVRTAIDAGADVVVLLDVDCLAAAGLVASYADVVTAQPERIWSGPVTYLPPRPPGGYPEDPADLTAWDDPHPARPSPAPGELLESDDPDLFWSLSFAVHPRTWERLGGFCEGYTGYGGEDTDLGRTAIARGIGLGWVGGARAYHQHHPVSNPPVEHLDDILRNGRLFHERWGEWPMTGWLEEFERRGLVRREDGNWTRETAVSSTKETTP; this is translated from the coding sequence ATGACCCGCGTCGCCGTCGTCACGATCGCCCACGGCCGCCACGAGCACCTCGCCGCCCAGCACCGCTCGCTCGCCCGCGGCACCGTCCGGCCCGACCACTACCTCACGGTCGCGATGGACGACCCAGCCATCGTCGAGGAGCAGGTCGACGGGCTCGTCCGCGAGGTCGTCGCCGTCGGTCGCGGACCCGCGGGCGGCCTGCCACTGGCCGCCGCCCGCAACCTCGGCGTCCGCACCGCGATCGACGCCGGTGCCGACGTGGTCGTGCTCCTCGACGTCGACTGCCTGGCCGCGGCCGGCCTCGTGGCGTCGTACGCCGACGTGGTCACGGCGCAGCCGGAGCGCATCTGGTCGGGACCGGTGACCTACCTTCCTCCCCGCCCGCCGGGCGGCTACCCCGAGGACCCGGCCGACCTCACGGCCTGGGACGACCCGCACCCGGCGCGACCGAGCCCCGCGCCCGGCGAGCTGCTGGAGTCCGACGATCCCGACCTCTTCTGGTCGTTGTCCTTCGCCGTGCACCCGCGCACGTGGGAGCGCCTCGGCGGCTTCTGCGAGGGCTACACCGGCTACGGCGGGGAGGACACCGACCTGGGTCGTACGGCGATCGCCCGCGGCATCGGCCTCGGCTGGGTCGGCGGCGCCCGCGCCTACCACCAGCACCACCCGGTCAGCAACCCCCCGGTCGAGCACCTCGACGACATCCTGCGCAACGGCCGGCTCTTCCACGAGCGGTGGGGCGAGTGGCCGATGACGGGATGGCTGGAGGAGTTCGAGCGTCGGGGACTGGTGCGCCGCGAGGATGGGAACTGGACCCGGGAGACAGCTGTGAGCAGCACGAAGGAGACGACCCCATGA
- a CDS encoding SRPBCC family protein, translating to MSTTTRSVSATPEQVWEVLADGWLYPLFVVGASRMRDVDASWPAVGAKLHHSVGTWPLLIDDTTEVVEVEEGERLLLLARGWPAGQAHVDISLQSTGDTTVVTITEDATAGPGLLVPKPLRDVQLHWRNIETLRRLAFVVEGRTQ from the coding sequence ATGAGCACGACGACCCGATCCGTGTCCGCCACGCCCGAGCAGGTGTGGGAGGTGCTGGCCGACGGCTGGCTCTACCCCCTCTTCGTCGTCGGAGCGTCCCGGATGCGCGACGTCGACGCGTCGTGGCCCGCCGTCGGCGCGAAGCTGCACCACAGCGTCGGCACCTGGCCGCTGCTGATCGACGACACCACGGAGGTCGTCGAGGTCGAGGAGGGCGAGCGGCTCCTGCTGCTCGCCCGCGGTTGGCCCGCCGGCCAGGCGCACGTCGACATCTCCCTGCAGTCCACCGGAGACACCACGGTCGTCACCATCACCGAGGACGCGACGGCCGGGCCCGGTCTCCTCGTGCCCAAGCCGCTGCGCGACGTCCAGCTGCACTGGCGCAACATCGAGACCCTGCGACGACTGGCCTTCGTGGTGGAGGGCCGGACGCAGTGA
- a CDS encoding phytoene desaturase family protein, translating into MSAGSTGAYDAVVVGAGPNGLVAANLLVDAGWRVLVLEAQATPGGAVRSDREVYPDFVHDTFSAFYPLAVASRAITDLRLEEHGLTWEHAPAVLGHPFGDGQWAVLHRDRHDTAAGLDALHAGDGDTWLELCRTWDRIGPALVDGLTSPFPPVRAGARLVPALARTGGLDTVRRLATPVASLGRELFSGPAAQLLLNGNAGHADFPLASPGSGVFGVLMTMLGQTVGFPVPRGGAQQLTEALVARCTSLGAELVTDAEVTAVEVRDGRVAGVRTRDGQSYATRAVLADVSATHLFGRLVAEEHLPARVVRGMRHFELDPGTVKVDWALSGPVPWTNRPDRAPGTVHIADSVEEMTETLAQVSSGVVPHRPFLLTGQMTSSDPTRSPAGTESFWAYTHVPQPGETRRDAADEITGAWGHDDAQRFADRMQARIEARAPGFGDLVLERRVLGPHELEARNANLVGGAVNGGTSQLHQELVFRPVPAMRGRASTGLPGLYLASASAHPGGGVHGAAGANAARAALWHRRIRR; encoded by the coding sequence GTGAGCGCCGGCTCGACAGGCGCGTACGACGCCGTCGTGGTCGGTGCCGGCCCCAACGGGCTGGTCGCCGCCAACCTGCTGGTCGACGCCGGCTGGCGCGTGCTGGTGCTCGAGGCGCAGGCCACGCCGGGCGGTGCGGTCCGCAGCGACCGGGAGGTGTACCCCGACTTCGTCCACGACACGTTCAGCGCGTTCTACCCGCTGGCCGTGGCGTCGCGCGCGATCACCGACCTGCGCTTGGAGGAGCACGGGCTGACGTGGGAGCACGCCCCGGCCGTGCTCGGCCACCCCTTCGGCGACGGGCAGTGGGCGGTCCTGCACCGCGACCGCCACGACACGGCGGCCGGCCTCGACGCGCTCCACGCGGGCGACGGCGACACCTGGCTGGAGCTGTGCCGCACCTGGGACCGCATCGGCCCGGCGCTGGTCGACGGGCTCACCTCCCCCTTCCCTCCGGTGCGCGCGGGAGCCCGGCTGGTGCCGGCGCTGGCCCGGACCGGCGGGCTCGACACCGTGCGGCGACTGGCGACCCCGGTCGCCTCGCTCGGCCGCGAGCTCTTCTCCGGCCCCGCCGCCCAGCTGCTGCTCAACGGCAACGCCGGCCACGCCGACTTCCCCCTCGCCTCACCCGGCTCGGGGGTCTTCGGCGTGCTGATGACGATGCTCGGCCAGACCGTCGGCTTCCCCGTCCCTCGGGGCGGCGCCCAGCAGCTGACCGAGGCCCTCGTCGCGCGCTGCACCTCCCTCGGCGCGGAGCTGGTCACCGACGCCGAGGTGACGGCCGTCGAGGTCCGCGACGGCCGCGTGGCCGGCGTACGCACCCGCGACGGGCAGTCGTACGCCACCCGCGCCGTGCTCGCCGACGTGTCGGCCACCCACCTCTTCGGCCGGCTGGTCGCCGAGGAGCACCTGCCCGCGCGAGTCGTGCGCGGCATGCGCCACTTCGAGCTCGACCCCGGCACCGTGAAGGTGGACTGGGCGCTCTCCGGACCCGTGCCGTGGACCAACCGGCCGGACCGCGCGCCGGGCACGGTGCACATCGCCGACTCCGTTGAGGAGATGACCGAGACCCTGGCCCAGGTCTCGTCGGGCGTGGTGCCGCACCGGCCGTTCCTGCTGACCGGCCAGATGACGTCGAGCGACCCCACCCGGTCCCCCGCCGGCACCGAGTCGTTCTGGGCCTACACTCACGTCCCGCAGCCGGGGGAGACCCGCCGCGACGCTGCGGACGAGATCACCGGCGCGTGGGGCCACGACGACGCGCAGCGCTTCGCCGACCGGATGCAGGCGCGGATCGAGGCGCGCGCGCCCGGGTTCGGCGACCTGGTCCTCGAGCGCCGGGTGCTCGGGCCGCACGAGCTCGAGGCCCGCAACGCCAACCTGGTCGGTGGTGCCGTCAACGGCGGCACGTCGCAGCTGCACCAGGAGCTGGTCTTCCGGCCCGTCCCGGCGATGCGCGGCCGCGCGTCGACCGGCCTGCCGGGGCTCTACCTCGCCTCCGCCTCCGCGCACCCCGGCGGCGGCGTCCACGGGGCGGCCGGTGCGAACGCCGCCCGCGCCGCCCTCTGGCACCGAAGGATCCGCAGATGA